One genomic region from Deltaproteobacteria bacterium encodes:
- a CDS encoding Crp/Fnr family transcriptional regulator gives MKTLSFDAHSLKKVPILKGLHDSDYTRIFSLGKIKHFQKNISLFNQGDEAAAVLIILEGKIKISQIGEDGNQVLLRVLGPGQLLAGVAVLENGTYPATGNTLEKTTLFCLDKTALLLLMSQYPPIALSIIQLLLKRIEELQKRFREIATERVEIRIARTLLHFASQHGIKKPEGILIDFPLTRQDLAEFTGTTLFSVSRLLKTWEREEILESGRKKVTLLQVEKLKSILKED, from the coding sequence ATGAAAACCCTTTCTTTTGATGCCCACAGTCTTAAAAAAGTTCCCATCCTAAAAGGCCTCCACGATAGCGATTACACGCGCATTTTTTCTTTGGGAAAAATCAAACACTTTCAAAAAAATATTAGCCTCTTCAATCAAGGCGATGAAGCCGCCGCGGTTCTCATCATCCTGGAAGGAAAAATCAAAATTTCACAAATTGGTGAAGATGGAAACCAGGTGCTCTTAAGAGTCTTAGGCCCGGGGCAACTGCTGGCGGGAGTGGCTGTGCTCGAAAATGGGACTTACCCTGCTACTGGCAACACGCTTGAAAAAACCACGCTCTTTTGTTTGGACAAAACAGCCTTGCTGCTCTTGATGTCTCAGTACCCCCCAATAGCATTAAGCATAATTCAACTGCTTTTGAAGAGGATTGAAGAACTACAAAAACGCTTTCGCGAAATTGCAACCGAGAGGGTGGAAATTCGAATCGCAAGAACCCTGCTACACTTTGCCTCTCAGCATGGAATCAAAAAGCCCGAAGGAATTCTCATCGATTTTCCCCTCACCCGACAAGATCTGGCGGAGTTTACAGGCACCACTCTTTTTTCTGTAAGCCGACTGCTCAAAACCTGGGAGAGAGAAGAAATTTTGGAAAGCGGTCGAAAAAAAGTCACGCTGCTTCAAGTTGAAAAATTAAAATCAATTTTAAAAGAAGACTGA
- a CDS encoding NnrS family protein, which produces MKPQNCPLHTAAHHISGFFIEPYRPFFALGVIYNVVVMGLWFTWLHGLEMQRIYLPFQISPLQAHFHWMIFGFSSFYIFGFLLTAFPKWVAAPQTKGPHNIFLALMLFLSQVLILLGSLFSALLLKFALLLELFLMLNLLRILLKSYLSCTQKKLFDQSSMVLLALGFGILAQILFQFSIWKSFVPYYGLSLYLAQYPYLLFLMMGISYRILAFFTSTLPPTTEVQRGPFTLPLALALIFLLGLFKFIPSLSSLPYVQGSLLIILGLLWLKELQYWKWKKSFSNFLLFSHYLAFFWTILFLGILGVQAIFPHSFFQDRSLSLALQHLFFLGGISTLLLGISTRVTRGHGGLGFALGKIDYTVFGLLQGAVLLRVFFPFLEIKFSLLKGQSFHSAFLWWLAFLLWGIRYLPVLSRNPGK; this is translated from the coding sequence ATGAAACCACAAAACTGCCCCCTACACACCGCCGCCCATCACATTTCCGGTTTTTTCATCGAACCTTATCGTCCTTTTTTTGCCCTGGGTGTCATTTATAATGTGGTCGTGATGGGACTGTGGTTCACCTGGCTGCATGGCCTTGAAATGCAGAGAATTTATCTCCCCTTTCAGATCTCTCCGCTACAAGCTCATTTTCACTGGATGATCTTTGGTTTTTCCAGTTTCTATATCTTCGGTTTTCTTCTGACGGCCTTTCCAAAATGGGTGGCTGCACCACAAACCAAAGGTCCACATAATATTTTTTTGGCCTTGATGCTTTTTTTATCCCAGGTCTTGATCTTGCTGGGCAGTCTTTTTTCAGCCTTGCTGCTTAAATTTGCCTTGTTGCTTGAACTTTTTTTAATGCTCAATCTCTTGCGGATACTCCTCAAGTCTTATCTTTCCTGCACCCAGAAAAAACTTTTTGATCAGAGTTCTATGGTACTCCTTGCCTTGGGCTTTGGCATCCTTGCTCAAATTTTATTTCAGTTCAGCATTTGGAAAAGTTTTGTGCCTTATTATGGGCTAAGTCTTTACCTGGCTCAATATCCTTACCTGCTCTTCTTGATGATGGGCATTTCTTATCGTATTCTGGCTTTTTTTACGTCTACGCTTCCGCCCACAACAGAAGTGCAAAGAGGCCCCTTTACTCTACCTCTCGCCTTGGCCTTGATCTTTTTGTTGGGCCTCTTCAAATTTATTCCTTCCTTAAGCAGCCTCCCTTACGTGCAAGGATCACTGCTTATTATTTTAGGACTGCTGTGGTTAAAAGAGTTGCAGTACTGGAAGTGGAAAAAATCTTTTTCCAACTTTCTACTTTTCTCTCATTATCTGGCTTTTTTTTGGACGATATTATTCTTGGGGATCCTGGGCGTTCAAGCAATATTCCCTCATTCTTTCTTTCAAGATCGGAGCCTCTCTCTAGCCCTTCAGCACCTGTTTTTTCTAGGAGGGATTTCCACCTTGCTTTTGGGAATCAGCACCCGCGTGACACGCGGGCATGGAGGGCTTGGATTTGCCTTAGGGAAAATAGATTATACCGTCTTTGGCCTGCTCCAAGGGGCGGTGCTGCTTCGAGTGTTCTTCCCCTTCCTTGAAATAAAATTCTCCCTATTGAAAGGACAGTCTTTTCATTCTGCTTTTCTTTGGTGGCTGGCTTTTTTGTTGTGGGGGATACGTTATCTGCCGGTTTTATCGAGAAACCCTGGGAAATGA